CCTGCTGGTGCTCGCCTGCGGGGTACGTCCCGACACGGCCCTGGCCGAGGCGGCCGGGCTGGCGGTGGGGCGGGGGGTGCTTGTCGACGACCGGCTGCGGACCAACGATCCACGGATCTCCGCGATCGGCGACTGCGCCCAGCACGAGAGCGGCCCGACGGGGCTTGTCGCACCGGCCTGGGCGCAGGCCCGGGTGGTCGCCCAACTGCTCACCGGCGAGGATCCGCAGGCCCGTTACCGGCCCCGACCGGTGGTGACCCGGCTCAAGGCGGCCGGCATCGACCTCGCCTCGATGGGCGACCCGGCAAGCGGTCCGGGCGAGGAGCTGACCTTCGCCGACCCGGCCCGGGGCACGTACGCCCGGCTGCGCATCCACGACGGCCGGCTGGCCGGGGCGATCCTGCTCGGCGACAACCCCTCGGTGGGCACGGTGATCCAGCTCTTCGACCGGGGGCAGCCGGTGCCGGCCGACCGGCGCGCGTTGCTGCTCGGCCGGGCCGTCGGCGGCGATGTTCCGACTCCGGCCGCGTCACCGGCGCTGATGCCGGACGCGGCCACCGTGTGCCAGTGCAACACGGTCAGCAAGGGCGCGCTGGTGAGCTGCTGGCGCGGTGGCGCACGCAGCCTCGACGCGATCGTCGCGGGAACTCGGGCCGGCACCGGCTGCGGCGGTTGCCGCGACGCGGTCGCCGGCATCGTCGACTGGCTGTCCCGGGCGGATCCGGTGGAGGTGGCGCGATGAGCAGCACCGAAGGAGGTGGCGCGATGAACGGCGGCAAGGTTGTCGTCATCGGTAACGGCATGGTCGGGCAGCGGTTCGTGGACGCGCTGCGCGACCGCGACCCGCAGGGACGGTGGCGGGTCACCGTGCTCGCCGAGGAGAACCGCCCGGCGTACGACCGGGTGCGGCTCTCGGCGTACTTCGACGGGGTGGCGGCCGACGAGCTGAGCCTGCACACCCCGCACGACGGGGTCGAGTTACGCCTCGGCGAGCCGGCCACCGGCGTGGACCGGGTACGCCAGGTGGTGACCACGGCCGCCGGTGAGCACCCGTACGACGTGCTGGTGCTGGCCACCGGCTCGTACCCCTTCGTGCCGCCGGTGGCCGGGGCGG
This DNA window, taken from Micromonospora sp. FIMYZ51, encodes the following:
- a CDS encoding FAD-dependent oxidoreductase encodes the protein MIKRGERIVVVGNGMAGSRLAGELYARGDDLKVTVLGAEPHRAYNRIMLSTLLAGKISEPDVELAEIAGRGVDLRCGVTVRAIDRDSQQVRTDDGDTIPYAHLVLATGSRPVVPPLPGLDARPLPDRVVAFRTLDDCRRIGALADGARRALVLGGGLLGLEAARGLAARGLDVGVVHRVPYLMERQLDPTAGAILADTLADLGVTAHLAVTPVALAADPAEVRLTLADGTLLAADLLVLACGVRPDTALAEAAGLAVGRGVLVDDRLRTNDPRISAIGDCAQHESGPTGLVAPAWAQARVVAQLLTGEDPQARYRPRPVVTRLKAAGIDLASMGDPASGPGEELTFADPARGTYARLRIHDGRLAGAILLGDNPSVGTVIQLFDRGQPVPADRRALLLGRAVGGDVPTPAASPALMPDAATVCQCNTVSKGALVSCWRGGARSLDAIVAGTRAGTGCGGCRDAVAGIVDWLSRADPVEVAR